Proteins from one Ricinus communis isolate WT05 ecotype wild-type chromosome 9, ASM1957865v1, whole genome shotgun sequence genomic window:
- the LOC8261475 gene encoding probable serine incorporator isoform X2, translating into MSCLVCFASCCATMTCGLCTSVASGISKKSARLAYCGLFGLSLIVSWILREFGAPLIEKLPWIKSSVTHSKEWFQIQAVLRVSLGNFLFFAIFALIMIGVKDQNDRRDSWHHGGWIAKMVIWLLLLVLMFFMPNVVIAIYGIISKFGAGLFLLVQVIILLDFTHSWNDAWVEKDEQKCEPHDYVCNGLHNKTKAVSTSTLILGMLTTILSVLYSAVRAGSSTTFLSPPSSPKASDAKKPLLEEQLEEGKEKKETEARPVSYSYTFFHLIFALASMYSAMLLSGWTSSSESSDLIDVGWTSVWVRICTEWVTAGLYVWTLLAPLLFPDREFF; encoded by the exons atgtcGTGCTTAGTTTGCTTCGCATCATGCTGTGCAACTATGACATGTGGCCTTTGTACATCAGTGGCTTCGGGTATATCGAAGAAATCTGCAAGACTTGCTTATTGCGGTCTTTTTGGTCTCTCTTTGATCGTTTCTTGGATTCTTAGAGAATTTGGCGCTCCTCTTATAGAGAAACTACCTT GGATAAAGTCTTCTGTTACTCACTCAAAAGAATGGTTTCAAATACAGGCAGTTCTTCGTGTGAGCTTAGggaatttcttgttttttgcAATATTTGCTTTAATAATGATTGGTGTGAAGGACCAAAATGATAGACGCGACTCATGGCACCATGGTGGATGGATTGCAAAGATGGTGATCTGGCTTTTGCTTCTTGTCCTCATGTTTTTCATGCCCAATGTCGTCATCGCTATCTATG GCATCATTTCAAAGTTTGGGGCAGGGCTATTTTTGTTGGTTCAAGTGATTATTTTGCTAGACTTTACACACTCGTGGAATGATGCATGGGTAGAGAAAGATGAACAGAAATG TGAACCGCATGACTATGTATGCAATGGTCTCCACAACAAAACGAAAGCAGTTTCCACAAGCACACTTATCCTTGGGATGCTTACCACCATTCTATCAGTCCTATATTCTGCTGTTCGTGCTGGGTCTTCAACAACATTTCTATCACCACCCTCCTCACCTAAGGCATCAG ATGCAAAGAAACCACTTCTAGAAGAACAGTTGgaagaagggaaagaaaagaaggagacAGAAGCCAGGCCTGTTAGTTATTCCTACACATTCTTCCACCTGATATTTGCCTTGGCTAGCATGTACTCGGCAATGCTTCTTTCTGGATGGACCAGCTCATCTGAAAGCTCTGATCTGATAGATGTCGGCTGGACATCAGTTTGGGTTCGAATCTGCACCGAGTGGGTCACTGCTGGACTGTATGTATGGACTCTTTTAGCTCCACTGCTTTTCCCTGACCGTGAGTTCTTCTAG
- the LOC8261475 gene encoding probable serine incorporator isoform X1 — MSCLVCFASCCATMTCGLCTSVASGISKKSARLAYCGLFGLSLIVSWILREFGAPLIEKLPWIKSSVTHSKEWFQIQAVLRVSLGNFLFFAIFALIMIGVKDQNDRRDSWHHGGWIAKMVIWLLLLVLMFFMPNVVIAIYGIISKFGAGLFLLVQVIILLDFTHSWNDAWVEKDEQKWYIALLVVSVVCYLAAFAFSGVLFIWFNPSGQDCGLNIFFIVMTMILAFVFAIIALHPTVNGSLLPASVISIYCAYVCYTGLSSEPHDYVCNGLHNKTKAVSTSTLILGMLTTILSVLYSAVRAGSSTTFLSPPSSPKASDAKKPLLEEQLEEGKEKKETEARPVSYSYTFFHLIFALASMYSAMLLSGWTSSSESSDLIDVGWTSVWVRICTEWVTAGLYVWTLLAPLLFPDREFF; from the exons atgtcGTGCTTAGTTTGCTTCGCATCATGCTGTGCAACTATGACATGTGGCCTTTGTACATCAGTGGCTTCGGGTATATCGAAGAAATCTGCAAGACTTGCTTATTGCGGTCTTTTTGGTCTCTCTTTGATCGTTTCTTGGATTCTTAGAGAATTTGGCGCTCCTCTTATAGAGAAACTACCTT GGATAAAGTCTTCTGTTACTCACTCAAAAGAATGGTTTCAAATACAGGCAGTTCTTCGTGTGAGCTTAGggaatttcttgttttttgcAATATTTGCTTTAATAATGATTGGTGTGAAGGACCAAAATGATAGACGCGACTCATGGCACCATGGTGGATGGATTGCAAAGATGGTGATCTGGCTTTTGCTTCTTGTCCTCATGTTTTTCATGCCCAATGTCGTCATCGCTATCTATG GCATCATTTCAAAGTTTGGGGCAGGGCTATTTTTGTTGGTTCAAGTGATTATTTTGCTAGACTTTACACACTCGTGGAATGATGCATGGGTAGAGAAAGATGAACAGAAATG GTATATTGCTTTACTAGTTGTGTCAGTTGTGTGCTACCTTGCAGCATTCGCATTCTCTGGTGTTCTATTCATATGGTTCAACCCATCTGGCCAAGACTGTGGCCTCAATATCTTCTTTATTGTGATGACCATGATTCTTGCATTTGTTTTTGCCATAATAGCGCTACATCCTACA GTTAATGGAAGCCTCTTGCCTGCTTCGGTGATATCAATATATTGTGCTTATGTTTGCTATACGGGTCTCTCCAGTGAACCGCATGACTATGTATGCAATGGTCTCCACAACAAAACGAAAGCAGTTTCCACAAGCACACTTATCCTTGGGATGCTTACCACCATTCTATCAGTCCTATATTCTGCTGTTCGTGCTGGGTCTTCAACAACATTTCTATCACCACCCTCCTCACCTAAGGCATCAG ATGCAAAGAAACCACTTCTAGAAGAACAGTTGgaagaagggaaagaaaagaaggagacAGAAGCCAGGCCTGTTAGTTATTCCTACACATTCTTCCACCTGATATTTGCCTTGGCTAGCATGTACTCGGCAATGCTTCTTTCTGGATGGACCAGCTCATCTGAAAGCTCTGATCTGATAGATGTCGGCTGGACATCAGTTTGGGTTCGAATCTGCACCGAGTGGGTCACTGCTGGACTGTATGTATGGACTCTTTTAGCTCCACTGCTTTTCCCTGACCGTGAGTTCTTCTAG